Proteins encoded together in one Variovorax paradoxus EPS window:
- a CDS encoding LysR family transcriptional regulator, whose protein sequence is MDTLRALSAFVHSVELGSLSGAARALDTTQPTISKLVAGLERSLGVRLMRRGATGLSLTEEGQRFHERARRVLEDYGDAVADAREQVQQPQGLLRVSAPVTMGQRHLNAMAMEFLRLYPDIELELVLDDRFVDPREERIDVSLRVGGALPPDLVAKHLGSWPRVLVASPDYIAARGKPRNPKDLLSHDYIRYAAGDDGVLLQGPEGAVTVPVRSRLRVNNAVAMLDSVLGGAGISLQPTWMVASHLADGSLVRVLARHTGPAQEVHLLYAPRRHQPLRVRVLVDFLAERVARLPGAMHHSTRTSKYASSASPSARNPAVFAAS, encoded by the coding sequence ATGGACACCTTGCGCGCGCTCTCGGCCTTCGTGCACAGCGTCGAACTCGGTAGCCTCTCGGGCGCGGCCCGCGCGCTCGACACCACGCAGCCCACCATCAGCAAGCTGGTCGCGGGGCTGGAACGGTCGCTGGGCGTGCGTCTGATGCGACGCGGCGCCACGGGTCTGAGCCTGACTGAAGAAGGGCAGCGCTTCCACGAGCGCGCCCGTCGCGTGCTGGAGGACTACGGCGATGCGGTCGCCGATGCGCGCGAGCAGGTGCAGCAGCCGCAAGGCCTGCTGCGCGTGAGCGCGCCAGTCACCATGGGGCAGCGGCACCTCAACGCGATGGCGATGGAGTTCCTGCGGCTGTACCCCGACATCGAACTGGAACTGGTGCTCGACGACCGCTTCGTCGATCCGCGCGAGGAACGCATCGATGTCTCGCTGCGCGTGGGCGGCGCGCTGCCGCCCGACCTTGTCGCGAAGCATCTCGGCTCATGGCCCCGCGTGCTCGTTGCATCACCCGACTACATCGCCGCGCGCGGCAAGCCTCGCAACCCGAAGGACCTGCTCTCGCACGACTACATCCGCTACGCCGCAGGCGACGATGGCGTCCTGCTGCAGGGCCCGGAAGGCGCCGTGACCGTGCCGGTGCGCAGCCGCTTGCGCGTGAACAACGCGGTGGCCATGCTCGACAGCGTGCTCGGCGGCGCCGGCATCTCTCTGCAACCGACATGGATGGTGGCCAGCCATCTGGCCGATGGCAGCCTGGTGCGCGTGCTCGCGCGCCACACGGGGCCGGCGCAGGAGGTGCACCTGCTCTACGCTCCGCGCCGCCACCAGCCGCTGCGCGTGCGCGTGCTGGTGGACTTCCTGGCAGAGCGCGTGGCGCGGCTGCCAGGGGCAATGCATCACTCCACGCGGACTTCGAAGTACGCCTCGTCCGCCTCGCCCAGCGCGCGAAATCCCGCCGTCTTCGCCGCGTCGTAG
- a CDS encoding SGNH/GDSL hydrolase family protein, which produces MHASTFGSILKRGAAALTLAGITAVSAAQTTPSARTYWSPSWMVSTQPIWGGDFVLPSGLPFQFNRQTIRQVARLSIGGAKLRVVISNEGGTAPLYIGAARVARHGEGSAIVEGTDRAVRFGGQAEVTVPPGARLVSDPVDLPLPALSEVAVSLYLPKPSQPAGFHFDARETAYVAGGDLTGAAQMPAAASQWSTRVYVSGLVVETPAPPATVVALGDSITDGNGSTPGANTRWPDALAERLAPRGVGVLNAGISGGRLMKDGMGRAGLERAGRDVFAQPGVRAVIVLLGTNDIGWPGGPFAPQEPAMRAEELILGFRQLIAMARAHNVRIVAGTITPNERGLEGTALEGHHSPEKDKVRQAVNRWIRESGAFDAVVDFDALLRDPARPIRLKAAMDSGDHLHPGDAGYEAMAAAIDLDALLGSDPR; this is translated from the coding sequence ATGCATGCATCCACCTTCGGATCGATCCTCAAGCGCGGCGCCGCGGCGCTGACCCTCGCGGGCATCACGGCCGTATCGGCAGCGCAAACCACGCCGTCCGCACGCACGTACTGGAGCCCCAGCTGGATGGTCAGCACCCAGCCCATCTGGGGCGGCGACTTCGTGCTGCCGAGCGGCCTGCCCTTCCAATTCAACCGGCAGACCATTCGCCAGGTGGCACGGCTGAGCATCGGCGGCGCGAAGCTGCGCGTGGTGATCAGCAACGAAGGCGGCACGGCGCCGCTGTACATCGGCGCGGCGCGCGTGGCGCGGCATGGCGAGGGCTCGGCCATCGTCGAAGGCACCGACCGCGCGGTGCGCTTCGGCGGGCAGGCCGAGGTGACCGTGCCGCCGGGTGCGCGGCTGGTCAGCGATCCGGTCGACCTGCCGTTGCCCGCGCTCAGCGAGGTCGCGGTGTCGCTCTATCTGCCGAAGCCCAGCCAGCCCGCGGGCTTTCATTTCGATGCGCGCGAGACAGCGTATGTCGCAGGCGGCGACCTGACCGGCGCCGCGCAGATGCCCGCTGCGGCATCGCAATGGAGCACGCGCGTCTACGTCAGCGGCCTCGTCGTCGAAACGCCCGCGCCGCCGGCCACCGTCGTTGCGCTGGGCGATTCGATTACCGACGGCAACGGTTCCACGCCCGGCGCCAACACGCGCTGGCCCGATGCGCTGGCCGAGCGCCTGGCCCCGCGCGGCGTCGGCGTGCTGAACGCCGGCATCTCCGGCGGCCGGTTGATGAAGGACGGCATGGGCCGCGCCGGCCTCGAGCGCGCGGGGCGCGACGTGTTCGCGCAGCCGGGCGTGCGCGCCGTGATCGTGCTGCTGGGCACCAACGACATCGGCTGGCCCGGCGGCCCCTTCGCGCCGCAGGAGCCGGCGATGCGCGCGGAAGAGCTGATCCTGGGCTTCCGCCAGTTGATCGCGATGGCACGCGCCCACAACGTGCGCATCGTGGCCGGCACGATCACGCCCAACGAACGCGGGCTGGAAGGCACCGCGCTCGAAGGCCATCACTCGCCCGAGAAGGACAAGGTGCGCCAGGCCGTGAACCGCTGGATTCGCGAAAGTGGCGCGTTCGACGCGGTGGTCGATTTCGATGCGCTGCTGCGCGATCCGGCCCGGCCGATCCGCCTGAAGGCGGCGATGGATTCGGGCGACCATTTGCATCCGGGCGACGCCGGCTACGAGGCGATGGCGGCGGCCATCGACCTCGACGCGCTGCTCGGCAGCGACCCCCGATAG